In the genome of cyanobacterium endosymbiont of Braarudosphaera bigelowii, one region contains:
- the gltB gene encoding glutamate synthase large subunit, translating into MNSNMNFKSKSNTTYMGPPSIVESRDSCGVGFIADIIEEGSHQLIKKALTALERMEHRGGCSADNESGDGAGIMTEIPYVLLKSWFIENKIVMPPREKLGIGMVFLPQDPYQQKIKRLHVNTVVKASGLNILGWRKVPVNPAILGTQAKDNRPHIEQIMVISSEGLSGDALDTKLYIARSYIGKLLADDFYICSFSCRTIVYKGMVRSSVLGKFYKDLQNSSFTSQFALYHRRFSTNTMPKWPLAQPMRLLGHNGEINTLTGNINSISAKEKILKIQNWTAEELSALAPIVNIANSDSYNLDSILELLIRSGHGLLESMMILVPEAYQNQPDLKDYPQIIDFYEYYSGLQEPWDGPALLVFSDGKTIGTCLDRNGLRPARYSITDNYIVVSSETGVVDLPETSFIEKGKLGPGQSIAVDLKAKKILKNWEIKQSISQTKPYGEWLRKYRKEITPQNFSNILLIKNSEQLLNQQTAFGYTAEDVDMVVIPMAIQGKEPVFCMGDDIPLSVLSEKHHLLYDYFKQRFAQVTNPPIDSLRESLVMSLEMLLGEKGNLIEPRDIDAKLLKLKTPILNEAELNQIRYSNFNISELSTLFDITLGPNELQIALDKLCKKAAQVVQEGTTIIILSDRFPNTINISETVSYIPPLLVVGSVHHYLIKGGLRSKTSLIIDTGQCWSTHHYACLFGYGASAVCPYLTFETIRQWWQAPKTQKLINANKINITGLQEALKNYRYAVEVGLLKILSKMGVSLLSSYHGAQIFEAIGLNLDVINVAFRGTTSRIGGLSLIEVAQETIGIHSQAFPELTDKRLRNFGFINYRSGGEYHMNSPEMAKILHKAVGNYKLKNNERDQKNYNYYETYQKYLKKRPATALRDLLEFTSDRPSIAITEVEPVEDIVKRFCTGGMSLGALSREAHETLAIAMNRLGSKSNSGEGGEDPIRFTTLSDVDENGHSPTFPHLKGLFNGDTASSAIKQISSGRFGVTPEYLMNAQQLEVKMAQGAKPGEGGQLPGEKASSYIAMLRGSKPGVTLISPPPHHDIYSIEDLAQLIFDLHQVNPSAKVAVKLVTEIGIGTIAAGVAKANADIIQISGHDGGTGASPLSSIKHAGCPWELGVTEVHRTLIENQLRDRVILRTDGGLKTGWDVVIAGMMGAEQFGFGSIAMIAEGCVMARICHTNNCPVGVATQQEKLRKRFNGIPANVVNFFYFIAEEIRSILAEIGYTSLQEIIGRSDILTMRRDTYLSKTQSIDLGCILNLPNVKENRTWLNHRKIYRNISTLDNQLLDDPEIMSAIDNQKTVVKHISISNVDRTTGGHIAGILAKKYGNNGFSGELKLKFKGSAGQSFAAFNLSGMFMHLEGEANDYVGKSMNGGEIIIIPNKRSKFKAENNIIIGNTCLYGATGGILSVNGRAGERFGVRNSMGKAIIEGAGDHCCEYMTGGVIVVLGSVGRNVGAGMTGGLGYFLDEDNKFPEKINFDSVDIQRVCTQEGKMQLKNLINFHSDKTNSRRAKCILDNWEDYIHKFWQVFPPSEFNIPETNQNLSDSSPTKDITTLTD; encoded by the coding sequence ATGAATAGTAATATGAATTTCAAAAGCAAATCTAATACAACTTACATGGGACCTCCCTCTATCGTTGAAAGTAGAGATTCTTGTGGGGTAGGATTCATCGCAGATATTATAGAAGAAGGTTCTCATCAACTAATTAAAAAAGCTTTAACTGCATTAGAACGCATGGAACACCGAGGTGGTTGTAGTGCAGATAATGAATCAGGCGATGGTGCAGGCATTATGACAGAGATTCCTTATGTCTTATTAAAATCTTGGTTTATTGAGAATAAAATTGTCATGCCTCCAAGAGAAAAACTGGGAATAGGCATGGTTTTTTTACCACAAGATCCTTACCAGCAAAAGATTAAACGCTTACATGTTAATACTGTAGTTAAGGCTTCTGGTTTGAACATATTAGGATGGCGTAAAGTTCCTGTTAATCCTGCCATATTAGGTACTCAAGCTAAGGACAATAGACCTCATATTGAACAAATAATGGTCATATCTTCTGAGGGATTATCAGGAGATGCTTTGGATACAAAACTATATATTGCACGTTCATATATCGGAAAACTATTAGCGGATGATTTTTACATTTGTTCTTTTAGTTGTCGTACTATTGTATATAAAGGAATGGTACGTAGCTCAGTTCTTGGCAAATTTTATAAAGATTTACAAAATTCGAGTTTTACTAGTCAATTTGCTTTATACCACAGACGTTTTAGTACAAATACTATGCCTAAATGGCCGTTGGCACAGCCAATGCGTCTATTAGGACATAATGGTGAAATTAATACTTTAACTGGTAATATCAATTCAATATCTGCTAAAGAAAAAATTCTTAAAATCCAAAATTGGACAGCTGAAGAACTAAGTGCTTTAGCTCCTATTGTTAATATTGCAAATAGTGATTCCTATAATTTAGATAGTATCCTTGAGTTATTAATAAGAAGTGGTCATGGCTTGCTTGAATCAATGATGATACTAGTCCCAGAAGCTTACCAAAACCAACCTGATTTAAAAGATTATCCACAAATTATAGATTTTTATGAATATTATAGTGGCCTACAAGAACCTTGGGATGGTCCAGCACTTTTAGTTTTCAGTGACGGAAAAACGATAGGAACTTGTTTGGATCGCAATGGGTTACGTCCAGCAAGATACTCCATTACTGATAATTATATCGTTGTTAGTTCAGAAACTGGTGTAGTAGATCTGCCTGAAACAAGTTTTATAGAAAAAGGTAAACTTGGTCCTGGACAGAGTATAGCAGTAGATTTAAAAGCTAAGAAAATATTAAAAAATTGGGAAATAAAACAAAGTATATCTCAAACAAAGCCTTATGGAGAATGGTTAAGAAAATATCGTAAAGAAATTACACCTCAAAATTTTTCTAATATCTTACTAATAAAGAATTCAGAACAATTACTAAATCAACAAACAGCTTTCGGCTATACAGCAGAAGATGTTGACATGGTTGTTATACCTATGGCGATTCAAGGTAAAGAACCAGTCTTTTGTATGGGAGATGATATTCCTCTATCAGTATTGTCTGAAAAACATCATTTACTCTATGATTATTTTAAACAGAGATTTGCTCAAGTAACTAATCCTCCTATAGATTCTTTAAGAGAAAGTTTAGTTATGTCTTTAGAAATGTTGCTAGGAGAAAAGGGCAATCTTATAGAACCTAGAGATATAGATGCCAAACTTTTAAAGCTAAAAACTCCTATCCTGAATGAAGCAGAATTAAATCAGATCAGATATTCAAATTTTAATATAAGTGAATTATCTACATTATTTGATATTACCTTAGGCCCAAATGAGCTTCAAATTGCTTTGGACAAATTATGTAAGAAAGCAGCTCAAGTAGTACAGGAAGGAACCACAATTATTATCTTGAGTGATCGTTTTCCTAATACTATCAATATTAGTGAAACTGTTAGCTATATTCCACCTCTGTTAGTAGTGGGAAGCGTCCATCATTATTTAATTAAAGGAGGATTGCGTTCAAAAACATCTCTGATTATTGATACAGGACAATGTTGGAGTACACACCATTACGCATGTTTATTTGGTTACGGAGCCTCAGCTGTATGCCCATATCTTACTTTTGAAACTATACGACAATGGTGGCAAGCTCCTAAAACCCAGAAACTAATCAATGCAAATAAAATAAATATTACTGGGCTTCAAGAAGCATTAAAAAATTATCGTTATGCTGTAGAGGTAGGGTTATTAAAAATTCTCTCTAAGATGGGAGTCTCTCTTTTATCTTCTTACCATGGAGCTCAAATTTTTGAAGCTATCGGTCTAAATTTAGATGTTATTAATGTAGCTTTTAGAGGTACAACTAGTCGTATTGGCGGATTAAGCTTAATAGAAGTAGCTCAGGAAACAATTGGAATTCACAGCCAGGCTTTCCCGGAACTAACTGACAAAAGACTTAGAAATTTTGGTTTTATCAATTATCGTTCAGGAGGGGAATATCATATGAATTCTCCAGAAATGGCTAAAATTCTTCATAAAGCTGTTGGTAACTACAAACTAAAAAATAACGAACGAGATCAAAAAAACTACAACTATTACGAAACATATCAAAAGTATCTTAAAAAACGTCCTGCAACAGCTTTAAGGGACTTACTTGAGTTCACCAGTGATCGTCCTTCTATAGCAATTACTGAAGTTGAACCCGTAGAAGATATAGTGAAAAGATTTTGTACAGGGGGTATGTCTTTAGGCGCGTTATCAAGAGAGGCTCACGAAACTCTTGCAATTGCTATGAATCGTTTAGGAAGTAAGTCAAATTCAGGAGAAGGAGGAGAAGATCCTATCCGATTTACTACTTTATCTGATGTAGATGAAAATGGACACTCTCCAACGTTTCCTCATTTAAAAGGTTTATTTAATGGTGATACTGCAAGCTCAGCAATTAAACAAATTTCGTCAGGAAGATTTGGAGTGACACCAGAATACTTAATGAATGCTCAGCAGTTAGAGGTTAAAATGGCTCAAGGAGCAAAACCAGGAGAAGGAGGGCAGTTGCCAGGAGAGAAAGCTAGTTCATATATTGCTATGCTAAGAGGTTCAAAACCTGGTGTTACTCTAATTTCTCCCCCTCCTCATCATGATATATACTCTATTGAAGATTTAGCTCAATTAATTTTTGATCTTCACCAAGTGAATCCTAGTGCGAAAGTTGCTGTTAAACTTGTGACAGAAATTGGTATCGGGACGATAGCAGCAGGAGTAGCAAAAGCTAATGCTGATATAATACAAATTTCTGGACATGATGGAGGTACTGGAGCATCACCCTTAAGTTCTATTAAACATGCAGGATGCCCATGGGAACTTGGAGTTACTGAAGTTCATCGAACGTTGATAGAAAACCAACTTCGTGATCGGGTTATTTTGCGTACTGATGGTGGTCTAAAAACAGGTTGGGATGTTGTAATAGCAGGAATGATGGGAGCTGAGCAGTTTGGGTTTGGCTCTATTGCTATGATTGCTGAGGGATGTGTTATGGCACGTATCTGTCATACTAACAACTGTCCTGTTGGAGTCGCTACACAACAAGAAAAATTACGAAAAAGGTTTAATGGAATTCCTGCGAATGTTGTTAACTTCTTTTATTTTATTGCTGAGGAGATTCGTTCTATATTAGCTGAGATAGGCTACACATCATTACAAGAAATTATTGGACGCTCTGATATTTTGACAATGCGTCGTGATACTTATTTAAGTAAAACCCAATCAATCGATTTAGGATGTATTCTGAATCTTCCCAACGTAAAAGAAAATCGTACTTGGCTTAATCATAGAAAAATTTACAGAAATATTTCAACGCTAGACAATCAATTACTTGATGATCCTGAAATTATGTCTGCTATTGATAATCAAAAAACTGTTGTTAAACATATTAGTATCTCCAATGTTGACCGTACTACTGGAGGTCACATAGCAGGAATATTGGCTAAAAAATATGGAAATAATGGATTTTCTGGAGAACTTAAACTTAAATTTAAAGGATCAGCAGGTCAAAGTTTTGCTGCTTTTAATTTATCTGGTATGTTCATGCATTTAGAGGGAGAGGCTAATGACTATGTGGGTAAAAGCATGAATGGTGGAGAAATTATCATAATTCCCAACAAAAGATCGAAATTTAAAGCAGAAAATAATATTATTATAGGAAACACTTGTCTTTACGGTGCTACTGGAGGAATTTTATCGGTAAATGGCCGTGCAGGAGAAAGGTTTGGAGTTCGTAACTCTATGGGAAAAGCAATTATAGAAGGAGCTGGAGACCATTGTTGTGAATATATGACAGGTGGAGTCATAGTAGTTTTAGGTTCAGTTGGTCGTAATGTTGGAGCAGGTATGACAGGAGGACTTGGTTATTTTCTCGATGAAGATAATAAATTTCCTGAAAAAATTAATTTTGATAGCGTAGATATACAAAGAGTTTGCACGCAAGAAGGAAAAATGCAACTAAAAAATTTAATTAATTTCCACTCTGATAAAACAAATAGTAGAAGAGCCAAATGTATTCTTGATAATTGGGAAGACTATATACATAAGTTTTGGCAAGTTTTTCCGCCTTCCGAATTTAATATTCCTGAAACTAATCAAAATTTATCTGATTCCTCTCCAACAAAAGATATAACTACTTTGACAGACTAA
- a CDS encoding magnesium chelatase subunit H, with translation MFTHVKSTIRHITPETINGRSLLKVVYVVLEPQYQSSISAAVRNINSNNSKIAIEVSGYLIEELRDPENYKQFQKDVEQANLFIASLIFIEDLADKVVETVLPFRDKLDAIVVFPSMPQVMRLNKLGSFSMSQLGQSKSMVSQFMRKRQQNSGTGFQDAMLKLLRTLPQVLKYLPVEKAQDARNFMLSFQYWLAGSSENLENFLVMLAHKYSFPNLFKDEVISYKDPLVYPDIGIWHPLSLKMFEDITSYLQWYDMRTDISDDLKKSTTPCIGLVLQRTHLVTKDDAHYVAMVQELESMGVRVIPVFAGGLDFSKPIEAYFWNRSTDNSNNIKTPIVDTIVSLTGFALVGGPARQDHPRAIDALKSLNCPYMCVLPLVFQTTEEWEDSDLGLHPIQVALQIAIPELDGAIEPIILSGRDGNTGRSIALQDRIETVAQRAVKWANLKKKVKEDKKIAITIFSFPPDKGNIGSAAYLDVFSSIYEVLKALKDKGYNLLELPDSPKALMNAIIQDAQAQYASPELNVAYRMSVEEYEKLTPYSTRLEENWGAPPGNLNSDGQSLLIYGKHFGNVFIGVQPTFGYEGDPMRLLFSRSASPHHGFAAYYTYLNEVWQADAVLHFGTHGSLEFMPGKQMGMSGDCYPDTLIGNIPNLYYYAANNPSEATIAKRRSYAETISYLTPPAENAGLYKGLKELNELIGSYQTLKDTSRGIQIVNTVMDQCRLVNLDKDIHLPEIDAKEMTAEEKDNIIGIVYSKLMEIESRLLPCGLHIIGKPPTGEEVVATLVNIASLDREEEEIISLPRLIAESIKRDIKDIYYNNDIGKLEDVELLQKIVLATREAVASMVKARINEEGRVNLISKLDILKITQKTPWVNTLEDLGYSKINKSSLKLLFGYLESCLEKLCASYELESLLKGLEGEYVLPGPGGDIVRNPDVLPTGKNIHALDPQSIPTLAAVKSAKIVVDALLKRQKIDNGDKYPETIACVLWGTDNIKTYGESLAQIMWMVGVKPLPDSLGRINKLELISLEDLGRPRIDVVVNCSGVFRDLFINQMNLLDQAVKMAAEADEPLEMNYIRKHALEQAAEMDINVREAATRIFSNASGSYSSNVNLAVENSSWEKEEELQNMYLNRKSFSFDSNNPGIMKDNRKIFESALKTASATFQNLDSSEVSLTDVSHYFDSDPTKIVASLREDGKQPAAYIADTTTANAQVRTLSETVRLDTRTKLLNPKWYEGMLSHGYEGVREISKRLVNTMGWSATANAVDNWVYEDANTTFIEDEEMCKRLMDLNPNSFRKMVSTLLEVNGRGYWETSDNNLERLQELYQQAEDRIEGID, from the coding sequence ATGTTCACCCACGTTAAGTCAACCATTCGTCATATTACTCCAGAGACAATAAATGGTCGTTCTTTGCTAAAGGTAGTCTATGTCGTATTGGAACCACAATATCAAAGCTCCATCTCCGCAGCAGTTAGAAACATTAACAGTAATAATTCTAAAATAGCAATTGAAGTTAGTGGATATTTAATAGAAGAACTTCGAGATCCAGAAAATTATAAACAGTTTCAAAAAGATGTAGAACAAGCCAATTTGTTTATTGCTTCCTTAATTTTTATTGAAGATCTAGCCGATAAAGTTGTTGAAACAGTTTTACCTTTTCGCGACAAATTAGACGCCATAGTAGTTTTCCCATCAATGCCGCAAGTAATGCGTTTGAATAAATTGGGAAGTTTCTCAATGAGTCAATTGGGTCAATCTAAAAGCATGGTTTCTCAATTTATGCGTAAGCGACAGCAAAATTCTGGGACAGGTTTTCAAGATGCAATGTTAAAGTTATTGCGTACATTGCCTCAAGTCTTAAAATATCTTCCAGTGGAGAAGGCACAGGACGCTCGGAACTTTATGTTAAGTTTCCAATATTGGTTGGCCGGATCTTCAGAAAATTTAGAAAATTTTCTAGTTATGTTAGCTCATAAATATTCTTTCCCTAATCTTTTTAAAGATGAAGTAATTAGCTATAAAGATCCTCTTGTTTATCCTGACATAGGGATTTGGCATCCTTTGTCATTAAAGATGTTTGAAGATATTACATCCTACCTTCAATGGTATGATATGCGTACAGATATTTCAGACGATCTAAAAAAATCTACAACACCATGTATAGGGCTAGTACTCCAAAGAACTCATCTAGTGACAAAAGATGATGCTCATTATGTTGCGATGGTTCAAGAACTAGAATCGATGGGAGTAAGGGTTATTCCTGTATTTGCAGGCGGATTAGATTTCTCCAAACCTATCGAGGCATATTTTTGGAATAGGTCCACTGATAATAGTAATAATATAAAAACCCCTATAGTAGATACTATTGTTTCTTTAACAGGATTTGCCTTAGTAGGTGGGCCGGCAAGACAGGATCATCCAAGAGCGATAGATGCACTAAAGTCTTTAAATTGTCCTTATATGTGCGTACTACCATTAGTGTTCCAAACCACTGAAGAATGGGAGGATAGTGATTTAGGATTACATCCAATTCAAGTTGCATTACAAATAGCCATACCTGAGTTAGATGGTGCTATTGAGCCTATAATATTGTCAGGAAGAGATGGTAATACCGGGCGTTCAATAGCACTTCAAGATCGTATTGAAACAGTTGCACAAAGGGCTGTAAAGTGGGCTAATCTTAAGAAGAAAGTAAAAGAAGACAAAAAAATAGCTATCACCATTTTTAGTTTTCCACCTGACAAAGGTAATATTGGATCAGCAGCATACTTAGATGTATTTAGTTCTATCTATGAGGTACTAAAAGCTTTAAAGGACAAGGGATATAATTTATTAGAACTACCAGATTCACCAAAGGCCTTAATGAATGCTATTATTCAGGATGCACAAGCTCAATATGCTTCTCCTGAATTAAATGTAGCTTACCGGATGTCTGTAGAAGAATATGAAAAATTAACTCCATACTCTACACGCTTAGAAGAAAATTGGGGGGCTCCTCCCGGAAATCTTAACAGCGATGGTCAAAGTTTGCTTATATACGGTAAGCACTTTGGAAATGTTTTCATCGGTGTACAACCAACTTTTGGATATGAAGGCGATCCTATGCGTTTATTATTCTCAAGGTCTGCTAGTCCTCATCATGGGTTTGCTGCATACTACACATATTTAAATGAAGTTTGGCAAGCAGATGCAGTGTTACATTTCGGTACTCATGGATCTCTAGAATTTATGCCAGGGAAACAAATGGGAATGTCAGGTGATTGTTATCCTGACACTTTGATTGGAAATATTCCCAATTTATATTACTATGCAGCAAATAATCCTTCAGAGGCTACTATCGCAAAACGTCGTAGTTATGCAGAAACTATTTCATATTTAACTCCTCCGGCTGAGAATGCAGGACTCTATAAAGGATTAAAAGAATTAAATGAATTAATAGGGTCATATCAAACTTTAAAAGATACCAGTCGTGGAATCCAAATAGTTAATACAGTCATGGATCAGTGTCGATTGGTAAACCTAGATAAGGATATTCATTTACCTGAAATTGATGCAAAAGAAATGACTGCAGAAGAAAAGGATAATATTATTGGTATTGTTTATAGTAAACTTATGGAGATTGAGTCTCGTTTACTACCATGCGGTCTTCATATCATTGGCAAACCTCCAACAGGGGAAGAAGTCGTTGCAACACTAGTAAATATTGCATCATTAGACAGAGAAGAAGAAGAAATAATATCTTTACCACGTCTTATTGCTGAAAGTATAAAAAGAGATATTAAAGATATATATTACAATAATGATATTGGTAAATTAGAAGATGTTGAATTACTACAAAAAATTGTACTGGCGACTAGAGAAGCTGTAGCCTCAATGGTTAAAGCAAGAATAAATGAAGAAGGTCGAGTAAACCTTATATCAAAATTGGATATTTTAAAAATTACTCAAAAAACTCCTTGGGTAAATACTTTAGAAGACCTAGGATATTCCAAAATTAATAAAAGTTCTTTAAAGCTACTTTTTGGATATCTTGAATCTTGTCTAGAAAAGCTTTGTGCAAGTTATGAACTAGAATCATTACTTAAAGGCTTAGAAGGAGAGTATGTTTTACCTGGACCAGGTGGCGATATTGTCCGTAATCCTGATGTTTTACCTACAGGTAAAAATATCCATGCATTAGATCCTCAATCTATTCCTACATTAGCCGCAGTAAAGTCTGCCAAAATAGTAGTAGATGCTCTTCTTAAGCGTCAAAAAATTGATAATGGAGATAAATATCCAGAAACTATTGCATGTGTACTCTGGGGAACAGATAATATTAAAACATATGGAGAATCTTTAGCTCAAATTATGTGGATGGTGGGAGTTAAACCCCTCCCAGATTCTCTAGGAAGAATTAATAAATTGGAGTTAATATCTCTTGAAGATTTGGGGAGACCTCGCATTGATGTTGTTGTAAATTGTTCCGGCGTATTTCGTGATCTTTTTATTAACCAAATGAATTTATTAGATCAGGCTGTTAAAATGGCAGCAGAAGCTGATGAACCTTTGGAAATGAACTATATACGTAAGCATGCATTAGAACAGGCTGCAGAAATGGATATTAATGTTAGAGAAGCAGCAACTCGTATTTTTTCGAATGCATCTGGCTCTTATTCTTCTAATGTTAATTTAGCAGTAGAAAACAGTAGCTGGGAAAAAGAAGAAGAACTACAAAACATGTATCTAAATAGAAAAAGCTTTTCTTTTGATTCAAATAATCCTGGCATTATGAAAGATAATAGAAAAATATTTGAATCTGCTTTAAAAACAGCTAGTGCAACTTTTCAAAATTTAGACTCTTCAGAAGTTAGCTTAACAGACGTTTCTCATTATTTTGATTCTGATCCAACAAAAATTGTAGCTAGTCTAAGAGAAGATGGAAAACAACCTGCAGCTTATATAGCTGATACAACAACTGCTAATGCACAGGTACGTACTCTATCTGAAACTGTTCGATTAGATACGCGGACTAAACTATTAAATCCAAAATGGTATGAAGGCATGTTATCTCATGGTTATGAGGGTGTTAGAGAAATTTCAAAACGTTTAGTAAATACTATGGGATGGTCTGCTACTGCCAATGCAGTCGATAATTGGGTATATGAAGATGCAAATACTACATTTATTGAAGATGAAGAAATGTGTAAACGTTTAATGGATCTAAATCCTAATTCTTTTCGTAAAATGGTTAGTACCTTGTTAGAAGTTAACGGTAGGGGCTATTGGGAAACATCTGATAATAATTTAGAACGATTACAAGAATTATATCAACAAGCTGAAGACAGGATTGAAGGAATAGACTAA
- a CDS encoding glucose-6-phosphate isomerase: MNKQELWQRYQSWLYYHNGLGIYLDISRMRFSQDFVDQLNPKFNKAFQDMESLESGKISNPDEKRMVGHYWLRAPELAPNDEVRKEITEPLIRIKQFVEKIHQGTIKPPSADKFTDILCVGIGGSALGPQFVSEALSPDKPSMFIHFIDNTDPEGIDKTIYKIGERLKSTLVIVTTKSGKTPETRNGMLEVERAYKMKGLKFESHAVAVTMPGSIMDELASKWLERFPMQDWVGGRTSELSAVGLLPAALQGIDIDEMLIGAKEMDEATRVKSLKDNPSALLALAWYFSGNGKGEKDMVVLPYKDSLLLFSRYLQQLVMESLGKEKDLDGNIVHQGIAVYGNKGSTDQHAYVQQLRDGVSNFFATFIEVLKDGQNHPLELEPGVTSGDYLSVFLQGTRQALYENKRDSITITIPEVKPRTIGALIAMYERTISFYASLVNINAYHQPGVEAGKQMAASILDLQTKVQTVMKQTTGKINIETLALQTGYPEEVEAVYKIVRHLAANNRNIVLEGDFSNLLSLEVSAI, from the coding sequence ATGAATAAACAAGAACTGTGGCAACGTTATCAAAGCTGGCTGTACTATCATAATGGATTAGGAATATATCTTGATATCAGTCGAATGAGATTCAGTCAAGATTTTGTTGATCAACTTAATCCAAAGTTCAATAAAGCTTTTCAAGATATGGAATCTTTAGAAAGTGGAAAAATTTCTAATCCTGACGAAAAAAGAATGGTTGGACATTATTGGTTAAGAGCTCCAGAACTAGCCCCTAATGATGAAGTAAGAAAAGAAATTACTGAACCTTTGATTAGAATTAAACAATTCGTTGAAAAAATTCATCAAGGTACTATTAAACCGCCGTCAGCAGATAAGTTTACTGATATACTTTGCGTAGGTATCGGAGGCTCAGCGTTAGGACCTCAATTTGTATCAGAGGCGCTATCTCCTGACAAACCATCTATGTTTATTCACTTCATTGATAATACAGATCCAGAGGGAATAGATAAAACCATTTATAAAATTGGTGAACGTCTTAAAAGCACTTTGGTAATTGTTACTACTAAATCTGGGAAGACGCCTGAAACTCGAAATGGGATGTTGGAAGTTGAACGTGCCTATAAAATGAAAGGCCTGAAATTTGAATCCCATGCTGTTGCAGTTACTATGCCAGGTAGTATCATGGATGAGCTAGCAAGTAAATGGCTCGAAAGGTTTCCTATGCAAGATTGGGTAGGGGGAAGAACCTCTGAATTATCTGCTGTTGGTTTATTACCCGCTGCTTTACAAGGAATTGACATTGATGAAATGTTAATTGGAGCTAAAGAAATGGACGAAGCTACTAGGGTAAAATCTTTAAAAGATAATCCTTCTGCGTTACTAGCTTTAGCTTGGTATTTTTCTGGAAACGGCAAGGGAGAGAAGGATATGGTTGTTCTTCCATATAAGGATAGTTTACTTCTTTTTAGCCGCTATTTACAACAACTAGTAATGGAATCTCTAGGTAAAGAAAAAGATCTTGACGGAAATATAGTTCATCAGGGTATTGCTGTATATGGCAATAAAGGATCTACAGATCAACATGCATATGTTCAACAACTTAGGGATGGAGTCTCTAATTTTTTTGCTACTTTTATTGAGGTGCTTAAGGATGGACAGAATCATCCTTTAGAATTAGAACCTGGAGTAACATCAGGTGATTATTTATCTGTTTTTTTACAAGGAACTAGACAAGCATTGTATGAAAACAAAAGAGATTCTATTACAATAACCATACCTGAAGTGAAGCCTCGTACGATAGGGGCTTTAATTGCTATGTATGAAAGAACAATTAGCTTTTATGCCTCTTTAGTGAATATTAATGCTTACCATCAGCCTGGAGTAGAGGCAGGCAAACAAATGGCTGCTTCAATATTGGATCTACAGACTAAAGTACAAACAGTAATGAAACAAACAACTGGAAAGATAAATATTGAGACTTTAGCATTACAGACAGGGTATCCTGAAGAAGTGGAGGCAGTCTATAAAATTGTTCGTCATCTTGCAGCAAATAACCGTAATATTGTCCTAGAAGGAGACTTCTCTAATTTATTAAGTTTAGAGGTTTCAGCAATTTAA
- the lpxC gene encoding UDP-3-O-acyl-N-acetylglucosamine deacetylase, translating to MNIDMDVKFKVSGVGLHSGKETQVKIIPNYYNQGHHFIRVDLFSNPVIPAQVSKVGQTILSTELSDKNITVRTVEHLLGALTGCGIKNARIEINGTEVPLLDGSAKNWVDAFTASGFAFSSIQEGAPILKPIWVQDKDAFVAAIPAPEICFTYGINFIYKVIGNQWASWNPKEEPFIDFIAPARTFGFIDQIDNLRQAGLIKGGSFENALICNHQDWINPPLRFSDEPVRHKLLDLVGDLSLLGFIPRAHFIAYKASHKLHVQLAQKIAQINQ from the coding sequence ATGAATATAGATATGGATGTAAAGTTTAAAGTGTCAGGTGTTGGCCTACATTCTGGAAAAGAAACTCAGGTAAAAATAATACCTAATTATTATAATCAAGGACATCATTTTATTAGGGTAGATCTTTTTAGTAATCCAGTGATTCCTGCCCAGGTTTCTAAAGTTGGTCAAACTATATTGTCTACAGAATTGTCCGATAAAAATATTACTGTTCGGACAGTAGAACATTTATTAGGTGCGTTAACTGGATGTGGAATTAAAAATGCTCGTATAGAAATTAATGGAACAGAAGTTCCTTTACTAGATGGTTCAGCAAAGAATTGGGTTGATGCCTTTACTGCTTCAGGCTTTGCTTTTTCGAGTATACAAGAGGGCGCTCCTATCCTAAAACCAATTTGGGTACAAGATAAAGATGCTTTTGTTGCAGCGATTCCTGCACCAGAGATATGTTTTACTTACGGAATCAACTTTATTTATAAGGTTATTGGAAATCAATGGGCTAGTTGGAATCCTAAGGAAGAACCTTTTATTGATTTTATTGCCCCTGCAAGAACGTTTGGTTTTATTGATCAAATTGATAATTTAAGACAAGCTGGATTAATTAAAGGAGGAAGCTTTGAAAATGCATTAATTTGCAATCACCAAGATTGGATAAATCCTCCCCTAAGATTTAGTGATGAGCCTGTACGACATAAATTATTAGACTTAGTAGGAGATCTTAGTTTACTAGGATTTATACCTCGAGCTCATTTTATAGCGTATAAAGCTAGTCATAAGCTCCATGTTCAATTAGCACAAAAAATAGCTCAAATTAATCAGTAA